From a single Alphaproteobacteria bacterium genomic region:
- the rplL gene encoding 50S ribosomal protein L7/L12, translating into MAKLAKIVEELSGLTVLEAAELSKRLEETWGVSAAAAVAAAPAAQAEVAEVKTEFDVSLDEFGANKINVIKEVRAITGLGLKEAKDLVEAAPKMVKQAVSKDEAEKIKKQLEEAGAKVSIK; encoded by the coding sequence ATGGCAAAGTTAGCAAAAATCGTTGAAGAATTATCTGGTTTAACAGTTCTAGAGGCAGCCGAGCTGTCAAAAAGACTAGAAGAAACATGGGGCGTTAGCGCCGCTGCAGCCGTTGCTGCTGCACCAGCAGCACAAGCAGAAGTTGCAGAAGTTAAGACAGAATTTGATGTTTCATTGGATGAATTCGGTGCAAACAAAATCAACGTCATTAAAGAAGTTCGCGCGATTACTGGTTTGGGTCTCAAGGAAGCAAAAGACCTTGTAGAAGCCGCACCAAAGATGGTCAAGCAAGCAGTTTCAAAAGATGAAGCTGAAAAAATTAAGAAGCAGCTAGAAGAAGCTGG